A region of Rhizorhabdus wittichii RW1 DNA encodes the following proteins:
- a CDS encoding Uncharacterized conserved small-like protein yields the protein MSKLKLGPLPDEKPIKATVDIPAAVYRELTAYAEAHAAETGSSPVPPEKLLVPMAIQLMATDRGFRRWLAQRK from the coding sequence ATGAGCAAATTGAAGCTGGGGCCGCTTCCCGACGAGAAGCCGATAAAGGCCACGGTGGACATTCCCGCTGCGGTATATCGCGAGCTGACCGCCTATGCGGAGGCACACGCGGCCGAGACGGGCAGTTCGCCTGTGCCGCCCGAGAAACTGCTAGTGCCGATGGCCATTCAGCTCATGGCGACGGACAGGGGCTTTCGCCGGTGGCTCGCGCAGCGGAAGTGA
- a CDS encoding transcriptional regulator, LysR family (PFAM: regulatory protein, LysR; LysR, substrate-binding), which yields MIELRQLRYLIAAAEAGSFSRAARNLNIKQPTLSRYILETEKRLGMALFDRKTRGATLTADGATYLRVAKRIMKEWDELDAWVSATTNGHAGKLAVGFYTSFSAGNLRATLSKFGERHSEVKLRGFERDREMLLAGIENGLLDIAIMIGEAPHPGLMSRSFWSERILVAMPESHALATRERIHWTDLTGERFLLTEQDPGPETRNMLLGKLGMPGYSPEIDMDDIRRDTVLSVIALGGYISIVAESALGIHVPGVVFREVHEANGHTRIGFSGYWREDNENPVLRRFLEFVTARYSMPSMPGPQPLSQQPGKEPS from the coding sequence GTGATCGAGCTACGGCAGCTTCGCTATCTAATAGCAGCCGCAGAAGCAGGGAGTTTCAGCCGCGCGGCGCGCAACCTCAACATCAAGCAGCCGACGCTGAGCCGCTACATCCTCGAAACCGAGAAGCGGCTGGGCATGGCGCTGTTCGACCGTAAGACGCGCGGCGCCACCCTGACGGCGGACGGGGCGACCTATCTGCGGGTCGCCAAGCGGATCATGAAGGAGTGGGACGAGCTGGACGCCTGGGTCAGCGCCACGACCAACGGCCATGCCGGCAAGCTGGCGGTAGGCTTCTACACGTCCTTCTCGGCGGGAAACCTGCGCGCGACCCTGAGCAAGTTCGGCGAGCGCCATTCCGAGGTGAAGCTGCGCGGGTTCGAGCGCGACCGCGAGATGCTGCTGGCCGGCATCGAGAACGGGCTGCTCGACATCGCCATCATGATCGGCGAGGCGCCGCATCCAGGGCTGATGAGCCGCTCGTTCTGGAGCGAGCGCATCCTGGTGGCGATGCCCGAAAGCCACGCGCTTGCGACCCGCGAACGCATCCACTGGACCGACCTGACCGGCGAGCGGTTCTTGCTCACCGAGCAAGATCCCGGTCCCGAGACGCGCAACATGCTCCTCGGCAAGCTCGGGATGCCGGGCTACTCACCGGAGATCGACATGGACGACATCAGGCGGGACACTGTGCTGAGCGTCATTGCGCTCGGCGGGTATATCTCGATCGTCGCGGAATCGGCGCTCGGCATCCACGTCCCCGGCGTGGTCTTCCGCGAGGTCCACGAGGCCAACGGGCACACGCGGATCGGCTTCTCGGGCTATTGGCGCGAGGACAATGAAAATCCGGTGCTGCGCCGGTTTCTTGAGTTCGTCACCGCCCGCTATTCGATGCCGTCCATGCCTGGGCCGCAACCACTGTCTCAGCAACCGGGAAAGGAGCCGTCATGA